A genomic segment from Malus domestica chromosome 05, GDT2T_hap1 encodes:
- the LOC103418352 gene encoding scopoletin glucosyltransferase-like has translation MGSKNRDFHICFFPYMAHGHMIPISDMAKLFASQGVKTTIVTTPLNAPTFSEATQSSKTYSGGIEVKIKTIKFPSVEAGLPEGCENLDSLPSPELSTNFLKATSFLQEPLEQLLFEENPSCLVADVLFPWATDAAAKFDIPRLIFHGTGFFAMAASHVVRKYEPFKNTLSDSDLFVIPDFPGEITMTRAQVPDHVKENIENDLTRMLKRAKEAEKTSYGIVVNSFYELESVYADYYRNVLGMKAWHIGPVSLCIRNNEEKALRGKTASINEHDFLKWLDSKEPNSVVYVCFGSMAKFNASQLMEIAMGLEASGQDFIWVVRTGPEYDVEKEDWLPEGFEDRMEGKGLVIRGWAPQVLILDHGAVGGFVTHCGWNSTLEGIAAGLPMVTWPVSAEQFYNEKLVTQVLKIGVGVGAQKWVMVVGDSVKKEAVEKAVRRIMVGEEADEMRSRARELAEQAKRAIEKGGSSHSDLNALIEELSSH, from the coding sequence ATGGGTAGCAAAAACCGTGATTTCCACATCTGTTTCTTCCCTTACATGGCTCACGGCCACATGATACCGATCTCAGACATGGCCAAGCTCTTTGCATCCCAAGGAGTAAAAACCACCATAGTCACCACTCCTCTAAATGCCCCAACATTCTCCGAAGCCACCCAATCAAGTAAAACCTACTCCGGCGGCATCGAAGTCAAAATCAAAACCATCAAGTTCCCTTCTGTAGAAGCCGGTCTGCCAGAAGGGTGTGAGAATCTCGACTCACTCCCCTCACCAGAATTAAgcaccaattttctcaaagcTACAAGCTTTCTTCAAGAACCGCTCGAGCAGCTTCTGTTCGAAGAAAACCCTAGTTGCCTTGTGGCAGACGTGCTTTTTCCTTGGGCAACTGATGCTGCTGCAAAGTTTGATATTCCAAGGCTAATTTTTCATGGCACTGGTTTCTTTGCCATGGCTGCCTCACATGTTGTTAGAAAGTATGAGCCGTTCAAGAACACTTTGTCAGATTCGGACCTTTTCGTGATTCCGGATTTTCCTGGTGAGATTACGATGACACGAGCCCAAGTTCCGGATCATGTCAAGGAAAATATCGAAAACGACTTGACCCGGATGCTCAAACGGGCCAAGGAAGCTGAGAAAACGAGCTATGGAATTGTTGTGAACAGTTTCTATGAGCTCGAATCGGTTTATGCAGATTATTACAGAAATGTGCTTGGGATGAAAGCTTGGCATATTGGCCCTGTTTCTCTATGCATTAGAAACAATGAAGAAAAAGCACTTAGAGGAAAAACAGCTTCTATCAACGAGCACGATTTCTTGAAGTGGCTTGATTCAAAAGAACCTAATTCGGTTGTTTATGTGTGTTTTGGAAGCATGGCTAAATTCAATGCCTCTCAGCTTATGGAGATTGCAATGGGGCTTGAGGCTTCTGGGCAGGACTTCATTTGGGTTGTGAGGACTGGACCAGAGTATGACGTGGAGAAAGAGGATTGGCTGCCAGAAGGGTTTGAGGATAGGATGGAAGGGAAAGGACTAGTCATAAGAGGGTGGGCCCCGCAGGTTCTGATTCTTGATCATGGGGCAGTTGGCGGGTTTGTGACTCACTGTGGGTGGAACTCGACGTTGGAAGGGATCGCTGCCGGGTTGCCGATGGTGACGTGGCCGGTGTCGGCGGAGCAGTTTTACAACGAGAAGCTGGTGACCCAAGTGCTGAAAATTGGTGTTGGAGTTGGTGCTCAAAAATGGGTTATGGTTGTGGGGGATAGCGTGAAGAAGGAAGCTGTTGAGAAAGCTGTGAGGAGGATTATGGTGGGTGAGGAAGCAGATGAAATGAGAAGCAGAGCTAGGGAACTTGCAGAGCAGGCAAAGAGGGCTATTGAGAAAGGAGGATCATCACACTCTGATTTGAATGCTTTAATTGAAGAGTTGAGTTCCCACTAG